A single Nisaea sp. DNA region contains:
- a CDS encoding RNA methyltransferase, whose protein sequence is MAGTDKSKAGARGDADAPVVILVRPQLGENIGAAARAMLNCGLEEMRLVAPRDGWPNPKAESMAAGAVTVLENVKVFETTKDAIADLKLVLATTARSRDQVKRAFTPRAGAAEMKRHIGSGHRGGLLFGPERSGLENDEVALADAIVHVPLNPAFSSLNLAQAVLLLGYEWYQAGDETPDHILSGQSDPASVEDREYFLNRLEDELYEGGFLFPETLAPTIRRNIRNIFNRAQMTDQDVRTMHGVVSTLLKKKDRSD, encoded by the coding sequence ATGGCTGGAACAGATAAGAGCAAGGCGGGCGCCCGCGGTGATGCGGATGCGCCGGTTGTCATTCTCGTGCGCCCACAATTGGGAGAGAATATCGGTGCCGCCGCGCGGGCCATGCTGAATTGTGGGCTTGAAGAGATGCGGCTGGTGGCTCCGCGTGACGGCTGGCCGAATCCGAAGGCGGAATCAATGGCGGCCGGCGCCGTCACAGTCCTGGAAAATGTCAAAGTCTTCGAGACCACGAAAGACGCGATTGCCGATCTCAAGCTGGTTTTGGCAACCACGGCCAGGAGCCGGGATCAGGTGAAGCGCGCCTTTACGCCCCGTGCGGGTGCGGCGGAAATGAAGCGCCATATCGGTAGCGGCCATCGGGGCGGTCTCTTGTTCGGGCCGGAGCGGTCAGGGCTGGAGAATGACGAGGTGGCTCTGGCCGATGCCATCGTGCATGTACCGCTGAACCCGGCCTTCTCCTCGCTCAATCTCGCGCAGGCGGTCCTTCTGCTTGGCTACGAATGGTATCAGGCGGGGGACGAGACCCCGGATCATATCCTGAGCGGCCAAAGCGATCCCGCCAGCGTCGAGGACAGGGAGTATTTCCTGAACCGCCTGGAAGACGAGCTGTACGAGGGGGGCTTCCTGTTTCCCGAAACCCTCGCGCCGACCATCCGCCGCAACATCCGCAATATCTTCAACCGGGCTCAAATGACGGATCAGGATGTGCGGACGATGCATGGCGTGGTCAGCACGCTGCTGAAAAAGAAAGACCGCTCTGACTAG
- the cimA gene encoding citramalate synthase translates to MTDNRIYLFDTTLRDGQQTRGVDFTPADKIAIARALDEIGIDYVEGGWPGANPTDDRFFADPPKLERATLVAFGMTRRPGRSAENDPGLAGVLGSKAGAACLVGKTWDFHVDVALEIERDENVQMIRDSMALAIKRGFEPMFDCEHFFDGYKANPEYALSCVTAAYESGARWVVLCDTNGGALPHEVEQIVTEVIKVVPGSHIGIHTHNDTENAVANTLAAVRAGARQVQGTINGLGERCGNANIVTLTAILGLKMGYETGVDAKGMKQLKKLSRMLDDRLNRSPNPHAAFVGDAAFAHKGGLHVSAVQKDPKTYEHIDPELVGNQRHILVSDQAGRSNILARFAEIGVEIDPKNPKIQRLVEDVKEKEFLGYSFDTAEASFELLARRTVESVPDYFSIERFRVMDERRFNAKGQTVIESEATATVVVAGQRLHEVAVGNGPVNALDLAIRKALSTAYRNIDDVKLMDYKVRILPPPPNSDGTDAVTRVMIESAAPDGSTWRTVGVSANIIDASIMALSDSLNYRLLKSGTAAKVDA, encoded by the coding sequence ACGGACAATCGTATCTATCTTTTCGACACGACACTCAGAGACGGACAGCAAACCCGCGGCGTCGATTTTACGCCGGCGGACAAGATTGCGATTGCACGCGCTCTGGACGAGATTGGGATAGATTACGTCGAGGGAGGCTGGCCGGGCGCCAATCCCACCGATGACCGGTTTTTTGCCGATCCGCCGAAACTGGAGCGGGCAACCCTTGTTGCTTTTGGCATGACGCGGCGTCCTGGGCGCAGTGCGGAGAATGATCCGGGGCTTGCCGGTGTGCTCGGCTCGAAAGCGGGTGCGGCGTGTCTGGTTGGCAAGACATGGGATTTTCACGTCGATGTCGCCCTTGAGATCGAACGGGACGAAAATGTCCAGATGATCCGCGACAGCATGGCCCTGGCGATCAAACGCGGTTTCGAGCCCATGTTCGATTGCGAGCATTTCTTCGATGGCTACAAGGCCAATCCGGAATATGCGCTGTCCTGCGTAACGGCAGCCTATGAATCCGGTGCGCGCTGGGTCGTGCTTTGCGACACCAATGGCGGCGCGCTGCCGCATGAGGTCGAGCAGATCGTCACAGAGGTCATCAAGGTGGTGCCTGGCAGTCATATCGGCATCCACACGCATAACGACACCGAGAATGCGGTGGCCAATACGCTGGCGGCTGTGCGGGCCGGAGCGCGGCAGGTGCAGGGTACGATCAACGGTCTTGGCGAGCGCTGCGGGAATGCAAACATCGTCACCCTGACGGCAATCCTAGGCCTTAAAATGGGTTACGAGACCGGCGTCGACGCGAAGGGCATGAAGCAGCTGAAGAAGCTGTCACGGATGCTGGATGACCGTCTGAACCGGTCGCCGAACCCGCATGCGGCCTTTGTCGGCGACGCGGCCTTCGCTCATAAGGGCGGTCTGCACGTTTCGGCGGTCCAGAAAGACCCGAAGACTTATGAGCATATCGATCCGGAGCTGGTCGGGAACCAGCGCCATATTCTGGTCTCCGATCAGGCGGGTCGCTCGAACATTCTTGCCCGCTTTGCCGAGATCGGGGTTGAGATCGACCCGAAAAACCCGAAGATCCAGCGTCTGGTCGAGGATGTGAAAGAGAAGGAATTCCTCGGCTATTCCTTCGACACCGCGGAGGCCAGCTTTGAATTGCTGGCGCGCAGGACCGTTGAGTCTGTGCCGGATTACTTCTCCATAGAGCGGTTCCGGGTAATGGATGAACGCCGCTTCAACGCGAAGGGGCAGACGGTGATCGAGTCCGAGGCGACAGCCACCGTCGTGGTTGCCGGTCAGCGCCTGCACGAAGTCGCGGTCGGTAACGGTCCGGTCAACGCGCTCGATCTTGCCATTCGCAAGGCTCTGAGCACCGCTTACCGGAACATCGATGACGTGAAGCTGATGGACTACAAGGTGCGTATCCTTCCGCCGCCGCCGAACAGCGACGGTACGGACGCGGTGACCCGGGTGATGATCGAAAGCGCCGCGCCGGACGGCTCCACGTGGCGAACGGTCGGCGTCTCAGCCAATATCATCGACGCGTCAATAATGGCGCTTTCCGACAGCCTGAACTACCGGCTGCTCAAATCCGGAACCGCCGCGAAGGTCGACGCCTGA